From Streptomyces sp. NBC_00683, one genomic window encodes:
- a CDS encoding bifunctional glycosyltransferase family 2/GtrA family protein, which produces MRTDTPWSTLPAREHLLAAAVDAAGAPVLDVVVPVYNEEKDLETCVLRLHDHLARTFPYRFRITVADNASTDRTPQVAARLAALIPEVRSYRLEEKGRGRALRTVWSHSDSPVLAYMDVDLSTDLNALLPLVAPLISGHSDLAIGSRLARSSRVVRGSKREFISRAYNLILRSSLAARFSDAQCGFKAIRREVAQRLLPMVEDTGWFFDTEMLVLAERAGLRIHEVPVDWVDDPDSTVHIVRTATEDLKGVWRVGRALAVGALPLDRLARPFGDDPRDRALPGVPGGLARQLVGFCVVGGLSTLFYLLLYSLFRQGVGPQFANGAALLVSAVANTAANRRLTFGVRGRGGAVRHQAQGLVVFAIGLALTSGSLAALGAASGAPSHGTELAVLIAANLAATVLRFLLFRAWVFPDRRTDHQDARKAPAHELRNAR; this is translated from the coding sequence ATGCGAACCGACACCCCTTGGAGCACCTTGCCGGCCCGGGAGCATCTCCTGGCCGCAGCGGTCGACGCGGCCGGTGCTCCCGTACTCGACGTGGTGGTCCCCGTCTACAACGAGGAGAAGGACCTCGAGACCTGTGTGCTGCGCCTGCACGACCATCTGGCGCGAACGTTCCCGTACCGCTTCCGGATCACCGTCGCGGACAACGCGAGCACCGACCGCACGCCCCAGGTGGCGGCGCGGCTCGCGGCGCTGATCCCGGAGGTGCGGTCGTACCGGCTGGAGGAGAAGGGCCGGGGGCGGGCACTGCGCACCGTCTGGTCCCACTCGGACTCCCCGGTCCTCGCCTACATGGACGTCGACCTCTCGACGGACCTCAACGCCCTTCTGCCGCTGGTCGCCCCGCTGATCTCCGGCCACTCCGACCTGGCCATCGGTTCGCGTCTCGCGCGCAGTTCGCGCGTGGTGCGCGGCTCGAAGCGGGAGTTCATCTCGCGGGCCTACAACCTCATCCTGCGCTCCTCGCTGGCCGCCCGGTTCAGTGACGCGCAGTGCGGGTTCAAGGCGATCCGGCGTGAGGTCGCGCAGCGGCTTCTGCCGATGGTCGAGGACACCGGGTGGTTCTTCGACACCGAGATGCTGGTGCTCGCCGAGCGGGCCGGGCTGCGCATCCACGAGGTGCCGGTCGACTGGGTCGACGACCCGGACTCCACGGTGCACATCGTGAGGACCGCGACCGAGGACCTCAAGGGGGTCTGGCGGGTGGGCCGGGCGCTGGCCGTCGGCGCACTGCCGCTGGACCGGCTGGCACGGCCGTTCGGGGACGACCCGCGCGACCGTGCCCTGCCCGGCGTGCCGGGCGGCCTGGCACGGCAACTGGTCGGCTTCTGTGTCGTGGGCGGGCTCTCCACGCTCTTCTACCTCCTCCTGTACTCCCTCTTCCGGCAGGGCGTCGGGCCGCAGTTCGCCAACGGGGCCGCACTCCTGGTGTCCGCCGTCGCCAACACGGCAGCGAACCGGAGGCTCACCTTCGGCGTACGCGGCCGGGGTGGCGCGGTGCGCCACCAGGCGCAGGGGCTCGTCGTCTTCGCCATCGGTCTCGCGCTGACCAGCGGCTCGCTCGCCGCACTGGGCGCGGCGTCCGGAGCGCCCTCGCACGGCACGGAACTCGCCGTGCTGATCGCGGCCAACCTCGCGGCGACGGTGCTGCGGTTTCTGCTCTTCCGCGCCTGGGTCTTCCCGGACCGGCGCACGGACCACCAGGACGCCCGCAAGGCTCCCGCACACGAACTGAGGAACGCCCGATGA
- a CDS encoding endonuclease/exonuclease/phosphatase family protein has protein sequence MYLRRRTVGVLIAAGLSVAALAPPAGAAEEGHAVPLRVATYNIHAGAGMDEVFDLDRQTAQLRALDADVIGLQEVDAHWGARSEWRDLAGELARRLDMRVSFAPIYSLDPATPGEPRREYGVAVLSRYRIISAENHEITRLSTQDPNPVPAPAPGFAEAVLRVQGLPVHVYVTHLDYRPDPSVRIAQVADTRRIMAEDRGARQILLGDFNAEPDAPELAPLWQELTDADPGAPTFPAKDPVKRIDFVAVSKSGAGAVRVREGAVAETLASDHRPVVADLELRRQLPLVG, from the coding sequence ATGTACTTGCGTCGTCGTACGGTGGGCGTACTGATCGCTGCGGGCCTGTCGGTGGCCGCACTCGCGCCGCCCGCCGGAGCCGCCGAGGAGGGGCACGCGGTCCCGCTCCGCGTCGCGACGTACAACATCCATGCCGGCGCCGGCATGGACGAGGTCTTCGACCTGGACCGTCAGACCGCCCAACTGCGCGCGCTGGACGCGGACGTGATCGGCCTCCAGGAAGTCGACGCGCACTGGGGTGCCCGCAGCGAGTGGCGCGATCTGGCGGGCGAGCTCGCCCGGCGGCTGGACATGCGGGTGTCGTTCGCGCCGATCTACAGCCTCGACCCGGCGACACCCGGTGAACCCCGGCGCGAGTACGGGGTGGCGGTGCTGTCCCGGTACCGGATCATCAGCGCCGAGAACCACGAGATCACGAGGCTCTCGACCCAGGATCCGAACCCGGTGCCCGCGCCCGCGCCGGGCTTCGCCGAGGCCGTGCTGCGGGTCCAGGGGCTGCCGGTGCATGTGTACGTGACGCATCTGGACTACCGGCCCGACCCGTCCGTGCGCATCGCCCAGGTCGCCGACACCCGGCGCATCATGGCCGAGGACCGGGGCGCCCGGCAGATCCTCCTGGGCGACTTCAACGCGGAGCCGGACGCGCCGGAACTGGCTCCGCTCTGGCAGGAGCTGACGGACGCCGATCCGGGGGCACCGACCTTCCCGGCCAAGGATCCGGTGAAACGGATCGACTTCGTGGCGGTGTCGAAGTCCGGCGCCGGGGCCGTGCGGGTACGCGAAGGGGCGGTGGCCGAGACGCTCGCCTCGGACCACCGCCCCGTTGTCGCCGATCTCGAACTGCGGCGTCAGCTCCCGCTCGTCGGCTGA
- a CDS encoding ArnT family glycosyltransferase, giving the protein MTATHPDHLPAPPDTPGPFASPAAPAARQGHGLPKEPLLRRIRQGRPEDPRWARPAFLGMLLVITLAYLWNLSASGYANSFYSAAVQAGSQSWKAFFFGSLDSANAITVDKPPATLWPMALSVRIFGLSSWAILAPQVLMGAATAGVLYAAVRRRFSAAAGLITMAVFALTPVAALMFRFNNPDALLALLMTVTVYCVLRALEGGRTKWLVWAGVAVGLAFLSKTLQAFLILPPLAVLYAVFAPVPVRRRFGQLGLSALTTALAGGWWVAIVELWPASSRPYIGGSQNNSFLELTFGYNGLGRINGEETGSVGGGGGGGWGETGIGRMFNSEIGSQIAWLLPAALLLLVAGIWLTWRAKRTDTARAAFLAWGGSLLMTAFVFSFMAGIFHQYYTVALAPYVAALVGMGATVLWEERTKWWAGAVLGGTVAVTALWSYVLLGRTPDYFPWLRWAVLIGGLVGAVGLLLAARLGRVLALTAVGLGLAASLAGPTAYTISTLNTGHQGSIVTAGPAGGGMGGPGGGGGRGGGPGGTGGVPGGGPGGGTPPGQGTQQGGQAPGNAQGGGFPGGGRPGQGQQGQGQQGQTGPQGAMPGGAMGERGMGGGGMGGLLGGSSVGAEARKLLEENADDYIWAAAAIGSQNAASYQLATGDPVMAIGGFNGSDPSPTLAQFKKYVEDGKIHYFVSSGSGGGGGGGGGGGMGGSGASSQISTWVEENFKEVTAGSATFYDLTQPTSGS; this is encoded by the coding sequence ATGACCGCCACTCACCCCGACCACCTCCCGGCCCCGCCGGACACCCCCGGGCCGTTCGCGTCACCGGCGGCGCCGGCCGCACGGCAGGGGCACGGCCTTCCGAAGGAGCCGCTGCTGCGGCGCATCCGGCAGGGCAGGCCCGAGGATCCGCGCTGGGCACGGCCCGCCTTCCTCGGCATGCTGCTGGTGATCACGCTCGCGTACCTGTGGAACCTCAGCGCCTCCGGATACGCCAACTCCTTCTACTCGGCCGCCGTACAGGCCGGCAGCCAGAGCTGGAAGGCCTTCTTCTTCGGCTCGCTGGACTCCGCGAACGCCATCACCGTCGACAAGCCCCCGGCCACCCTCTGGCCCATGGCCCTGTCGGTACGGATCTTCGGCCTCAGCTCCTGGGCGATCCTCGCGCCCCAGGTGCTGATGGGCGCGGCCACGGCCGGTGTCCTGTACGCGGCCGTGCGCCGCCGGTTCAGCGCCGCCGCCGGTCTGATCACGATGGCGGTCTTCGCCCTGACGCCGGTCGCCGCGCTGATGTTCCGCTTCAACAACCCGGACGCGCTGCTGGCGCTGCTGATGACCGTCACCGTGTACTGCGTGCTGCGCGCCCTGGAGGGCGGCCGGACGAAGTGGCTGGTCTGGGCGGGCGTCGCGGTCGGTCTCGCGTTCCTGTCGAAGACCCTGCAGGCGTTCCTGATCCTGCCGCCGCTGGCGGTCCTGTACGCGGTGTTCGCGCCCGTGCCCGTACGCAGGCGCTTCGGTCAGCTGGGGCTGTCCGCCCTCACGACGGCCCTCGCGGGCGGCTGGTGGGTGGCGATCGTCGAACTGTGGCCCGCCTCCTCCCGCCCCTACATCGGCGGCTCGCAGAACAACTCCTTCCTGGAACTCACCTTCGGCTACAACGGACTCGGCCGGATCAACGGCGAGGAGACCGGCAGTGTCGGAGGCGGCGGAGGCGGCGGCTGGGGCGAGACCGGCATCGGCCGGATGTTCAACTCCGAGATCGGCAGCCAGATCGCCTGGCTGCTGCCTGCCGCTCTGCTCCTGCTGGTCGCCGGCATCTGGCTGACCTGGCGGGCGAAGCGGACCGACACGGCCCGTGCGGCCTTCCTCGCCTGGGGCGGCTCGCTGCTGATGACGGCGTTCGTTTTCAGTTTCATGGCCGGGATCTTCCACCAGTACTACACCGTTGCCCTGGCGCCCTACGTCGCGGCGCTCGTCGGCATGGGCGCCACCGTCCTGTGGGAGGAGCGGACCAAGTGGTGGGCGGGAGCCGTGCTCGGCGGGACCGTCGCGGTGACGGCCCTCTGGTCGTACGTCCTGCTGGGGCGTACCCCGGACTACTTCCCGTGGCTGCGCTGGGCTGTCCTGATCGGCGGCCTCGTGGGAGCGGTGGGTCTGCTGCTCGCGGCGCGGCTGGGGCGCGTGCTCGCCCTCACCGCGGTGGGGCTGGGCCTGGCCGCGTCGCTGGCCGGGCCGACCGCGTACACGATCAGCACGCTGAACACCGGGCACCAGGGCTCGATCGTCACCGCCGGACCGGCGGGCGGGGGCATGGGCGGACCCGGGGGCGGTGGTGGCCGGGGCGGCGGCCCCGGTGGTACCGGTGGTGTTCCGGGCGGCGGCCCCGGTGGTGGGACGCCTCCCGGGCAGGGCACGCAGCAGGGCGGTCAGGCTCCGGGCAACGCCCAGGGCGGCGGCTTCCCGGGCGGTGGCCGGCCGGGTCAGGGCCAGCAGGGCCAGGGACAGCAGGGGCAGACCGGCCCGCAGGGCGCAATGCCCGGCGGTGCCATGGGTGAACGCGGCATGGGCGGCGGTGGCATGGGCGGTCTGCTGGGCGGTTCGTCCGTCGGCGCCGAGGCCAGGAAGCTCCTGGAGGAGAACGCCGACGACTACATCTGGGCGGCGGCGGCCATCGGTTCGCAGAACGCCGCGAGCTACCAGCTCGCCACCGGTGACCCGGTGATGGCGATCGGCGGCTTCAACGGCAGCGACCCGTCCCCGACGCTCGCCCAGTTCAAGAAGTACGTCGAGGACGGAAAGATCCACTACTTCGTCTCGAGCGGCTCGGGCGGCGGTGGCGGCGGTGGCGGCGGTGGCGGCATGGGTGGCAGCGGCGCCTCGTCCCAGATCTCGACGTGGGTGGAGGAGAACTTCAAGGAGGTCACGGCAGGCAGCGCGACCTTCTACGACCTCACTCAGCCGACGAGCGGGAGCTGA
- a CDS encoding amidohydrolase family protein, producing MSSGDGDRDDVVRFWERLGLPGIIDVHTHFMPEQVLRKVWAYFDSVGPLTGLEWPIAYRHDEEERLAVLRSFGVLRFTSMLYPHKAGMAAWLNGWAAGFAGRVPDCLHTATFFPEEGVEDYVREAVEAGARVFKSHIQVGAYDPNDPLLEPVWGLLAEAGIPVVMHCGSGPAPGAHTGPEPVGRLLSRHPRLRLVVAHMGMPEYAEFLALAAAYPEVRLDTTMAFTDFTEDFTPFPAVERGRLADLGDRILLGTDFPNIPYPYAHQLHALERLGLGDAWLRAVCHGNASALFA from the coding sequence ATGAGCAGCGGCGACGGTGACCGTGACGACGTGGTGCGGTTCTGGGAGCGGCTCGGACTGCCCGGGATCATCGACGTCCATACGCACTTCATGCCGGAGCAGGTGCTCCGCAAGGTGTGGGCGTACTTCGACTCGGTCGGCCCGCTGACCGGTCTCGAGTGGCCGATCGCCTACCGGCACGACGAGGAGGAACGGCTCGCGGTGCTGCGCTCGTTCGGGGTGCTGCGGTTCACCTCGATGCTCTACCCGCACAAGGCCGGGATGGCGGCGTGGCTCAACGGCTGGGCGGCCGGCTTCGCGGGAAGGGTGCCGGACTGTCTGCACACCGCGACCTTCTTCCCGGAGGAGGGAGTGGAGGACTATGTGCGCGAGGCGGTCGAGGCCGGGGCCCGGGTCTTCAAGTCGCACATCCAGGTCGGCGCGTACGACCCGAACGATCCGCTGCTGGAGCCCGTCTGGGGGCTGTTGGCGGAGGCCGGGATCCCTGTGGTGATGCACTGCGGGTCCGGGCCGGCGCCCGGCGCGCACACCGGGCCCGAGCCGGTCGGCCGGCTGCTGTCCCGCCATCCCCGGCTGCGACTGGTGGTGGCGCACATGGGGATGCCGGAGTACGCGGAGTTCCTGGCGCTGGCGGCGGCGTACCCCGAGGTGCGGCTCGATACGACGATGGCGTTCACGGACTTCACCGAGGACTTCACGCCCTTCCCGGCCGTGGAGCGCGGACGGCTCGCGGATCTGGGGGACCGGATCCTGCTGGGCACGGACTTCCCGAACATCCCCTATCCGTACGCCCATCAGCTGCACGCGCTGGAGCGGCTGGGGCTGGGCGATGCGTGGCTGCGGGCCGTCTGCCACGGGAACGCGAGCGCCCTGTTCGCCTGA
- a CDS encoding MFS transporter: protein MTATAAEQNDLAPRGGHPQRWLILGVICLAQLTVLLDNTVLNVAIPSLTTELNASTADVQWMINAYSLVQSGLLLTAGSASDRYGRKKMLVAGLVLFGIGSLVAGLAQSSGQLIAARAGMGIGGALLITTTLAVVVQIFDDTERVKAIGIWSTVNSLGFAVGPLVGGVMLDHFWWGAIFLVNIPVAVIGVIAVVRLVPESKNPRGDRPDLLGALLSTIGMAAVVYAIISGPEHGWGSGQVLLTAFTGVAVLTGFVLWELHIPYPMLDMHFFRNQKFIGAVAGAILVAFGMGGSLFLLTQHLQFVLGYGPLEAGLRTAPLALTVVALNLTGLGARLVPRMGTPATIATGMSLLAAGLGAIALLGREGYGGMLLGLVVMGAGIALAMPAMANAIMSAIPPEKAGVGAGVNGTLAEFGNGLGVAVLGAVLNSRFAALVPAAVGAASLPAALAAADGEGERQRITDAFASGLEASQLVGAVAVLAGGLLAAVLLRRAERADAAQTAEDPRPEQRAPERA from the coding sequence ATGACGGCGACCGCCGCCGAGCAGAACGATCTCGCCCCCCGGGGAGGCCATCCGCAGCGCTGGCTGATCCTCGGCGTCATCTGTCTCGCCCAGCTCACCGTGCTGCTCGACAACACCGTCCTGAACGTCGCGATCCCCTCCCTCACCACGGAGCTGAACGCCTCCACCGCCGATGTGCAGTGGATGATCAACGCCTACTCGCTCGTCCAGTCGGGCCTGCTGCTCACGGCGGGGAGCGCCTCCGACCGCTACGGCCGCAAGAAGATGCTGGTCGCCGGCCTCGTGCTGTTCGGCATCGGCTCGCTGGTGGCCGGGCTCGCACAGTCCTCCGGGCAGCTGATCGCCGCCCGCGCGGGGATGGGTATCGGCGGCGCCCTGCTGATCACCACCACCCTGGCCGTCGTCGTGCAGATCTTCGACGACACCGAGCGCGTCAAGGCGATCGGCATCTGGTCCACCGTCAACTCCCTGGGCTTCGCCGTCGGTCCGCTCGTCGGCGGCGTGATGCTCGACCACTTCTGGTGGGGCGCGATCTTCCTGGTCAACATCCCCGTGGCGGTCATCGGCGTCATCGCCGTCGTCCGGCTCGTCCCCGAGTCCAAGAACCCCCGGGGCGATCGTCCCGACCTGCTCGGCGCACTGCTCTCCACCATCGGCATGGCCGCCGTCGTGTACGCGATCATCTCCGGCCCGGAACACGGCTGGGGCTCCGGCCAGGTCCTGCTGACCGCTTTCACCGGGGTCGCCGTCCTCACCGGATTCGTCCTGTGGGAGCTCCACATCCCGTACCCGATGCTGGACATGCACTTCTTCCGGAACCAGAAGTTCATCGGCGCGGTCGCGGGCGCGATCCTGGTCGCCTTCGGGATGGGCGGTTCGCTCTTCCTGCTCACCCAGCACCTCCAGTTCGTGCTCGGGTACGGGCCGCTGGAGGCCGGTCTGCGCACGGCACCGCTCGCACTCACCGTGGTGGCCCTCAACCTGACCGGGCTCGGTGCCCGCCTTGTCCCGCGCATGGGGACGCCCGCCACCATCGCCACCGGGATGAGCCTGCTGGCCGCCGGGCTCGGGGCCATCGCCCTGCTCGGCCGCGAGGGGTACGGCGGCATGCTGCTCGGCCTGGTCGTCATGGGCGCCGGCATCGCGCTCGCCATGCCCGCCATGGCCAACGCGATCATGAGCGCCATCCCGCCGGAGAAGGCGGGCGTCGGCGCCGGGGTCAACGGCACCCTCGCCGAGTTCGGCAACGGGCTCGGGGTCGCGGTGCTCGGAGCCGTACTGAACTCGCGGTTCGCCGCTCTCGTACCGGCGGCCGTCGGGGCGGCCTCGCTGCCCGCGGCGCTCGCCGCCGCGGACGGCGAGGGGGAACGGCAGCGGATCACCGATGCCTTCGCCTCGGGCCTGGAGGCCAGTCAGCTGGTCGGTGCGGTGGCGGTCCTGGCGGGCGGCCTGCTGGCCGCCGTACTGCTGCGCCGGGCGGAGCGCGCGGACGCGGCGCAGACCGCCGAGGACCCTCGGCCCGAGCAGCGGGCACCGGAGCGGGCATAG
- a CDS encoding DUF2797 domain-containing protein produces the protein MGWQCTGLGWPDDGPVLGWRRSGGAGRGRESVLAYGKELGFRAEGERRCSGARGNPCPVTAVVSARSTGGRCPECARLDRAHSVAADTIADDPRTYRVYLAWFGPGMVKVGITRESRDAARLREQGAVVFTWLGRGPLMAARRTEELLRAALGVPDRIPYARKRAVRGELPDAAERVAEVEELYGRAAELEGSGWPEALERLPFEAVDHAGVFGLDGVGAAAARVVTGLVDGGVVAGRLVAAAGPDLYLATSADGVVVLDARLITGWVLVGADARAGLSVPVVAVGGGGVQDGLF, from the coding sequence ATGGGCTGGCAGTGCACCGGGCTGGGCTGGCCCGACGACGGGCCCGTGCTCGGGTGGCGGCGGAGTGGCGGGGCGGGCCGGGGCCGGGAGAGCGTTCTGGCGTACGGGAAGGAGCTCGGGTTCCGGGCGGAGGGCGAGCGGCGGTGTTCCGGAGCGCGCGGCAACCCGTGTCCGGTCACGGCTGTGGTGTCCGCGCGGAGTACGGGGGGCCGCTGCCCGGAGTGCGCGCGGCTGGACCGGGCGCACTCGGTGGCCGCGGACACGATCGCCGACGACCCGCGCACGTACCGCGTCTACCTGGCCTGGTTCGGGCCGGGCATGGTCAAGGTCGGGATCACCCGTGAGTCCCGGGACGCGGCGCGGCTCCGGGAACAGGGCGCCGTGGTGTTCACCTGGCTGGGGCGCGGGCCCTTGATGGCAGCCCGGCGCACGGAGGAGCTGCTGCGCGCGGCGCTCGGGGTGCCCGACCGGATCCCGTACGCGCGCAAGCGCGCCGTGCGGGGCGAGTTGCCCGATGCGGCGGAACGGGTCGCCGAGGTCGAGGAGTTGTACGGGCGTGCCGCCGAGCTGGAGGGGAGCGGGTGGCCCGAGGCGCTGGAGCGTCTGCCGTTCGAAGCCGTCGACCATGCCGGGGTCTTCGGGCTCGACGGGGTGGGGGCGGCGGCGGCCCGGGTGGTGACCGGGCTGGTGGACGGCGGTGTGGTGGCCGGGCGGCTGGTGGCGGCGGCGGGGCCCGATCTGTATCTGGCGACCTCGGCGGACGGGGTCGTCGTGCTGGACGCCAGGCTGATCACCGGCTGGGTGCTGGTGGGGGCGGACGCGCGGGCGGGGCTGAGCGTGCCGGTCGTCGCCGTGGGGGGCGGTGGGGTGCAGGACGGGCTGTTCTGA
- a CDS encoding HAMP domain-containing sensor histidine kinase, with amino-acid sequence MGRTRGSARRPWTLRTRLVVYAVTLIAVVAAVIGSVTTIAFHSYMYGKLDTQLTDIAKRADDRPPVLGAPAPGGLQDKDPLGFVGMGGQPFDTFGAVLVDGSVTDSQISVKGDSGLDVQQNLEPLTAAQRDALEAAGVPADGAVHDVELPGLGGYHVKAVPKDDGSTVLVGIPTGEVSGALTTLILVEVCVTGAGLIAAGIAGAAMVGVALRPLRRVAATATRVSELPLHSGEVALFERVPDAEADPRTEVGQVGSALNRMLGHVGSALDARQKSEMRVRQFVADASHELRTPLASIRGYAELTRRGREYAGPDTRHALGRIESEAERMTGMVEDLLLLARLDAGRPLSYESTDLSPLVVDAVSDAGVAGRSSGSSGDAGRTSGDMAGPTHHWRLELPEVPATVRADPTRIQQVLVNLLANARTHTPPGTTVTVRVREARGDMPWVTLEVQDDGPGIPAGLQPHVFERFARGDASRSRNAGSTGLGLAIVQAVVAAHGGRAEVRSVPGNTVFAVHLPADAVYEGGPAGGSQPGHRLTTRV; translated from the coding sequence GTGGGCAGGACCCGTGGGAGCGCGCGGCGGCCGTGGACGCTGCGCACCCGGCTCGTCGTGTACGCGGTGACACTCATCGCGGTCGTCGCCGCCGTGATCGGCTCGGTCACCACCATCGCCTTCCACAGCTACATGTACGGGAAGCTGGACACCCAGCTGACCGACATCGCGAAGCGGGCCGACGACCGTCCGCCGGTGCTCGGGGCGCCCGCTCCGGGCGGGCTGCAGGACAAGGATCCGCTCGGCTTCGTCGGTATGGGCGGTCAGCCCTTCGACACGTTCGGTGCCGTCCTCGTGGACGGGTCCGTCACCGATTCGCAGATCTCGGTGAAGGGGGACAGCGGGCTCGACGTGCAGCAGAACCTGGAGCCGCTGACCGCCGCGCAGAGGGATGCCCTGGAAGCGGCCGGAGTACCCGCGGACGGCGCGGTGCACGACGTCGAGCTGCCCGGGCTCGGCGGCTACCACGTGAAGGCCGTCCCCAAGGACGACGGTTCGACCGTCCTCGTCGGCATTCCCACCGGCGAGGTGAGCGGCGCCCTCACCACCCTGATCCTCGTCGAGGTCTGCGTCACCGGGGCGGGACTCATCGCCGCCGGGATCGCGGGCGCCGCGATGGTCGGTGTCGCCCTGCGCCCGCTGCGCCGGGTGGCGGCCACCGCGACCCGGGTCTCCGAACTGCCCCTGCACAGCGGGGAGGTCGCCCTGTTCGAACGGGTCCCCGACGCCGAGGCCGATCCGCGGACCGAGGTCGGCCAGGTCGGTTCGGCCCTCAACCGGATGCTGGGCCACGTCGGTTCGGCCCTGGACGCGCGGCAGAAGAGCGAGATGCGGGTGCGGCAGTTCGTCGCGGACGCCAGCCACGAGCTGCGGACCCCGCTCGCCTCGATCCGCGGGTACGCCGAACTCACCCGGCGGGGCCGGGAGTACGCCGGTCCCGACACCCGGCACGCACTGGGACGCATCGAGTCCGAGGCGGAACGGATGACGGGCATGGTGGAGGACCTGCTGCTCCTGGCCCGGCTCGACGCCGGACGGCCGCTCTCGTACGAGAGCACCGATCTGTCACCGCTCGTCGTCGACGCGGTGAGCGACGCGGGCGTCGCGGGCCGGAGCTCCGGGAGCTCCGGGGACGCCGGCCGGACCTCCGGGGACATGGCCGGGCCCACGCACCACTGGCGGCTGGAACTGCCCGAGGTGCCCGCGACCGTCCGCGCCGATCCGACCAGGATCCAGCAGGTGCTGGTCAACCTTCTGGCGAACGCCCGTACGCACACCCCGCCGGGGACCACGGTCACCGTCCGCGTCCGGGAAGCACGCGGGGACATGCCCTGGGTGACGCTGGAGGTCCAGGACGACGGGCCCGGGATCCCGGCCGGACTGCAGCCGCACGTCTTCGAGAGGTTCGCGCGCGGCGACGCCTCGCGCTCCCGGAACGCCGGCTCGACGGGGCTGGGGCTCGCCATCGTGCAGGCCGTCGTCGCCGCGCACGGCGGCCGGGCAGAGGTGCGCTCGGTGCCGGGGAACACCGTCTTCGCCGTCCATCTGCCAGCGGACGCGGTGTACGAGGGCGGCCCGGCAGGCGGCTCACAGCCTGGCCACAGGCTCACCACAAGGGTGTGA
- a CDS encoding response regulator transcription factor: MTTTSPQGRTELLRPDRNPVRVLVVDDEAPLAELLSMALRYEGWDVRSAGDGAGAVRTARDFRPDAVVLDVMLPDMDGLAVLSRLRREHSDVPVLFLTARDSVEDRIAGLTAGGDDYVTKPFSLEEVVARLRGLIRRSGTATAARSESTLVVGDLVLDEDSHEVSRGEDSIHLTATEFELLRFLMRNPRRVLSKAQILDRVWNYDFGGQANVVELYISYLRKKIDAGRTPMIHTRRGAGYLIKPGD; this comes from the coding sequence ATGACGACGACCTCGCCCCAGGGGCGTACCGAACTGCTCAGGCCGGACCGCAATCCCGTCCGCGTACTGGTCGTGGACGACGAGGCCCCCCTTGCCGAGCTGCTCTCCATGGCCCTGCGGTACGAGGGGTGGGACGTGCGCAGCGCCGGGGACGGCGCGGGCGCTGTCCGTACGGCGCGTGACTTCCGCCCCGACGCCGTGGTTCTCGATGTGATGCTGCCCGACATGGACGGGCTCGCCGTGCTCAGCCGGCTGCGGCGGGAGCACTCCGATGTGCCGGTGCTGTTCCTGACCGCGCGGGACTCGGTGGAGGACCGGATCGCCGGGCTCACGGCGGGCGGCGACGACTACGTCACCAAGCCGTTCAGCCTGGAGGAGGTCGTGGCCCGGCTGCGCGGGCTGATCCGCCGCTCGGGCACGGCCACCGCGGCCCGCAGCGAGTCGACGCTCGTCGTGGGGGATCTGGTGCTGGACGAGGACAGCCACGAGGTGAGCAGGGGCGAGGACTCGATCCACCTCACGGCCACCGAGTTCGAACTGCTGCGGTTCCTGATGCGCAACCCGCGCCGGGTGCTGAGCAAGGCGCAGATCCTGGACCGTGTGTGGAACTACGACTTCGGCGGCCAGGCGAACGTCGTCGAGCTGTACATCTCGTATCTCCGCAAGAAGATCGACGCGGGGCGTACCCCGATGATCCACACCCGGCGCGGGGCGGGATACCTGATCAAGCCCGGTGACTAG